One genomic window of Spirochaetota bacterium includes the following:
- a CDS encoding IS3 family transposase: protein MSRKRDCWDNACAESFFSTLKMEEVYKRNYKTTKEVQESIFEYIEVFYN from the coding sequence ATGAGTAGAAAGAGAGATTGCTGGGATAATGCATGTGCTGAAAGTTTCTTCTCAACATTAAAGATGGAAGAAGTCTATAAAAGAAATTATAAAACCACAAAAGAAGTACAGGAATCTATTTTTGAATATATTGAGGTCTTTTATAATTAA